One window of Myripristis murdjan chromosome 8, fMyrMur1.1, whole genome shotgun sequence genomic DNA carries:
- the rnf216 gene encoding E3 ubiquitin-protein ligase RNF216: MADGGGDDDVIHLASFNVHRSQGCRARQRELITISDDSDEEPVTLVPGSPVLVPDDVDDDDVSILEPLTTPRRHVIRPAAIWDGSSGQLIQVAVQSPIAFRGGKANSCAARTPTRIQVHPQPSTSRETQPQPGSSACTKTQPKPDTNSQPQPGTSAHTKVESQASTSVQTPSTSTDAKAIAITPGAPECIQPQPGTSGHTQPQAGSSAQPVVQPQASTSTGVTWYSFAVAQTAKAVTSTHTQDNPQASTSSAHPQSQSHTQTQPQSGPSAQPQSQSHTQTQPQPGPSAQPQSSEITNPQPKVRNVINVTEVKLLVVPQQPSIQASALITQPQPRPKVMRKSVPLNPAQGNLIQIELQPLAQAPARAPQAPQVRQIIPPAVLIAAAPERLGPPEAGHRIILGSQAPGQAIPNPHPHAGAPGEVPPAPTINTRVPNPNSNPPAPPAPAASIPQNREEVQIVLAPAPNPERANPAPGLVIVPPAPEDIPRIEDARPGPSVPREGHRAERAEQQPHVRALITGVLDLFPDVQEAYVAELIRQNNVKDLNVICNLLLENPAYPRRETAAATAAPTSILLESGDAQTEVTEDLFDYAKLGTVGPEAVMQAADLLMADFRMLSCQDIKWALNALKGHYAITRKALCEALKKWQDSGDSPGKRRRSRSSSERCYIDFQFEHGSVKFDKRMYFLENDRRYCRTYGTLEASVQKELSFYQQKAKEWAEHEDFLLALQVNEDEYKKDGQLIECGCCYGEFAFEKMTQCSDGHLFCKECLVRYAQEAVFGSGQSELSCMEGGCPCSYPVCELEKVLPENILCKYYERQAEEAVAATCADELVRCPFCNFPALLDKDMSLFSCPNPRCRKESCRKCHVHWKQHKNKTCEEVLDDDETRKRVSFEERMTAARVRKCVKCGTGLVKSEGCNRMSCRCGSFMCYLCREPITGYNHFCQHARSPGAPCRHCRKCSLWTDPTLDDERMIQEIQREGEAELNKKCADNSGKRVGPPPEPITVAKRPRVGPAPNPPAPPHPQAVRAPLLVPPRVIYPQHPPQARMFQIMPPRLPPAPYVPPLQHLPPLNNNNNNNHHHHHPPVNHNAQHHNMDMMDLPMHYGPPHRYYRRF; encoded by the exons ATGGCAGATGGAGGAGGCGATGACGACGTAATTCACCTGGCAAGCTTCAATGTCCACCGCAGCCAAG gctGCCGGGCCCGTCAGAGGGAGCTCATCACTATTTCTGATGACTCAGATGAAGAACCTGTGACTCTAGTACCTGGTAGTCCCGTTTTAGTCCCAGATGatgtagatgatgatgatgtcagcatACTGgag CCGCTAACGACTCCACGAAGACATGTGATTCGCCCAGCTGCAATATGGGATGGGTCCTCAGGCCAATTAATTCAAGTTGCGGTTCAAAGCCCCATTGCCTTCAGAGGTGGCAAGGCAAACTCTTGCGCAGCAAGAACACCCACACGAATACAGGTTCATCCGCAGCCTAGCACATCTAGAGAAACACAGCCACAACCTGGCTCTTCAGCGTGCACAAAGACTCAGCCAAAACCTGATACAAACTCACAGCCACAGCCTGGTACGTCAGCACACACAAAGGTGGAGTCCCAAGCAAGTACGTCTGTCCAAACCCCGTCTACCTCCACAGATGCCAAGGCCATCGCCATCACACCAGGAGCACCTGAATGCATCCAGCCTCAGCCTGGAacatctggacacacacagccacaagcTGGCTCCTCAGCACAGCCAGTGGTGCAGCCCCAAGCGAGTACCTCTACCGGTGTCACGTGGTATTCTTTTGCTGTGGCACAGACTGCCAAGGCTGttactagcacacacacacaagacaatcCTCAGGCCAGTACTTCATCTGCACATCCTCAgtcacagtctcacacacagacacaacctcAGTCTGGTCCATCTGCGCAGCCCCAgtcacagtctcacacacagacacaacctcAGCCTGGTCCCTCTGCACAGCCCCAATCCAGTGAGATCACGAACCCACAGCCCAAGGTCCGCAATGTCATCAACGTGACGGAGGTGAAGCTACTTGTTGTTCCCCAGCAACCAAGCATCCAAGCCTCCGCTCTCATAACTCAGCCCCAGCCCAGGCCCAAGGTCATGCGTAAGTCTGTGCCATTGAATCCCGCACAGGGCAACCTCATTCAGATTGAGCTGCAGCCCTTGGCCCAGGCCCCAGCCCGGGCCCCTCAAGCCCCCCAGGTGAGACAAATCATACCCCCCGCGGTGCTCATAGCTGCAGCCCCAGAGAGACTGGGACCTCCAGAGGCAGGTCACCGAATTATTCTGGGCAGCCAGGCACCTGGTCAGGCCATTCCCAACCCTCACCCTCATGCTGGAGCTCCCGGTGAAGTTCCCCCAGCCCCTACCATAAACACCAGGGTGCCTAACCCCAACTCCAACCCCCCTGCTCCCCCAGCTCCAGCGGCATCAATCCCCCAAAATAGAGAAGAGGTTCAAATAGTTCTGGCTCCAGCCCCAAACCCAGAAAGGGCCAATCCAGCCCCCGGTCTAGTCATAGTCCCACCAGCGCCAGAGGACATTCCTAGGATAGAGGACGCGAGGCCTGGTCCCTCTGTCCCACGGGAGGGACACcgggcagagagagcagagcagcagcctcACGTCAGAGCCTTGATCACTGGGGTG CTGGATCTATTCCCCGATGTCCAGGAGGCTTATGTAGCAGAACTGATCCGACAGAACAATGTGAAAGACTTGAATGT TATCTGTAACCTGCTGTTAGAGAATCCAGCATATCCAAGGAGGGAgactgcagcagccacagcagccccCACCAGCATCCTACTGGAGTCTGGAGACGCCCAGACAGAG GTGACTGAGGACTTATTTGACTATGCCAAGCTGGGGACAGTGGGACCGGAGGCCGTGATGCAGGCTGCTGACTTGCTGATGGCAGACTTCAGGATGCTCAGCTGTCAGGACATCAAATGGGCCCTCAACGCCCTCAAGGGACACTATGCAATCACACGCAAG GCCTTATGTGAAGCTCTGAAGAAGTGGCAGGACTCAGGCGACTCCCCAGGAAAGAGACGGCGGAGCAGATCCTCCTCTGAGCGCTGCTACATAGATTTCCAGTTTGAGCATG GCTCAGTGAAGTTTGACAAGAGGATGTATTTCTTGGAAAATGACCGTCGCTACTGCAGGACCTACGGTACTCTGGAAGCTTCCGTGCAGAAGGAGCTGTCATTCTATCAGCAGAAGGCCAAGGAATGggcagag catGAGGACTTCCTCCTGGCACTGCAGGTCAACGAGGACGAATATAAGAAG GACGGCCAGTTGATAGAGTGTGGCTGCTGCTACGGGGAGTTTGCATTTGAGAAGATGACTCAGTGTTCGGACGGTCACCTCTTCTGTAAAGAGTGCCTGGTCAGATACGCTCAGGAGGCAGTGTTTGGCTCcggacag tcggAGCTGAGCTGCATGGAGGGAGGTTGCCCATGCTCCTACCCAGTGTGTGAGCTTGAGAAAGTCCTACCCGAGAACATACTGTGTAAATACtatgagagacaggcagaggaagCAGTTGCTGCTACTTGTGCTGATGAACTAGTGCG GTGTCCGTTTTGCAACTTCCCAGCCTTGTTGGACAAAGACATGTCACTGTTTAGCTGCCCGAACCCCCGATGCCGCAAG GAGAGCTGTAGGAAGTGCCATGTCCACTGGAAGCAGCACAAGAACAAGACGTGTGAGGAGGTCCTGGACGATGATGAGACCCGCAAGAGGGTGAGCTT TGAGGAGCGCATGACAGCGGCTCGGGTGAGGAAGTGTGTCAAGTGCGGGACGGGCCTGGTCAAATCGGAGGGCTGCAACCGGATGTCGTGCCGCTGCGGCAGCTTCATGTGCTACCTCTGCCGAGAGCCCATCACGGGCTACAACCACTTCTGCCAGCACGCCCGCTCACCTGGCGCTCCCTGCCGCCACTGCCGCAAGTGTTCCCTGTGGACCGACCCCACG CTGGATGACGAGCGGATGATTCAGGAGAtccagagggaaggagaggcagAGCTGAATAAGAAGTGTGCAG ataATTCAGGGAAGAGGGTCGGCCCTCCCCCCGAGCCCATCACCGTTGCCAAGCGACCACGCGTCGGTCCGGCCCCGAACCCCCCGGCGCCGCCTCACCCCCAAGCGGTACGAGCTCCCCTGCTGGTCCCCCCGCGCGTCATCTACCCTCAGCACCCGCCGCAGGCCCGGATGTTCCAGATCATGCCGCCCCGGCTGCCCCCGGCACCCTACGTGCCCCCCCTGCAGCACCTGCCCcccctcaacaacaacaacaacaacaaccaccaccaccaccaccctcccgTCAATCACAACGCTCAGCACCACAACATGGACATGATGGACCTGCCCATGCACTATGGACCCCCACACCGCTACTACAGACgattctaa